In one window of Burkholderia sp. NRF60-BP8 DNA:
- a CDS encoding AraC family transcriptional regulator yields the protein MSDPLLPARFVTSDDGPFVVAAILSQRDPRITASHSHARGQLVGALSGLVTIGLDDQEWVVPAIHAIWIPPHYRHSLRSFGPIAGWSAFVAEARCAALPATPRAIRTTPLLREAVQRAASWGDAELDAAQARIADVILDEIAASEAEALGLVRPRDPRLVKITDALAADLANDRRLEEWAEWAGIGARTMSRRFVAETGLTFAQWRQQARLLRALERIADGVPVTTIALDLGYDNVSAFIDMFRRALGTTPGRYMEAGRGTKG from the coding sequence ATGTCCGATCCGCTCCTGCCCGCCCGCTTCGTCACGTCCGACGACGGCCCGTTCGTGGTCGCCGCCATCCTGTCGCAACGCGACCCGCGCATCACCGCGTCGCATTCGCATGCGCGCGGCCAGCTCGTCGGCGCGCTGAGCGGTCTGGTGACGATCGGGCTCGACGATCAGGAATGGGTCGTGCCGGCGATCCATGCGATCTGGATTCCGCCGCATTACCGGCATTCGCTGCGCTCGTTCGGGCCGATTGCCGGCTGGTCGGCATTCGTCGCCGAAGCGCGCTGCGCGGCGCTGCCGGCCACGCCGCGCGCGATCCGCACGACGCCGCTGCTGCGCGAAGCCGTGCAGCGCGCGGCAAGCTGGGGCGATGCCGAGCTGGATGCCGCACAAGCCCGGATCGCCGACGTGATCCTCGATGAAATCGCGGCATCGGAAGCCGAGGCGCTGGGCCTGGTCCGGCCGCGGGATCCGCGGCTCGTGAAGATCACCGATGCGCTGGCCGCGGATCTCGCGAACGACCGGCGGCTGGAGGAGTGGGCCGAATGGGCCGGCATCGGCGCACGGACGATGAGTCGCCGCTTCGTCGCCGAGACGGGGCTGACGTTCGCGCAGTGGCGTCAGCAGGCGCGACTGCTGCGGGCGCTGGAGCGCATTGCGGATGGCGTGCCGGTGACGACGATCGCGCTCGATCTCGGGTACGACAACGTGAGCGCGTTCATCGACATGTTCCGACGCGCGCTGGGGACGACGCCGGGACGATATATGGAGGCGGGACGGGGCACGAAAGGATAG
- a CDS encoding fumarylacetoacetate hydrolase family protein — protein MELSCTTAAAPPLPVAIGTVYGALLNERAALAALGDAVNAPPYGRPPQAPILYIKSANTHVADGAAVVVPAGVDALEIGASVAVVFARRATRVAAAQALDYVHGFTLASDVSVPHPDYYRPAVRFRCRDGFCPLGPAIVPAAALADVDEIGLTVRIDGEVAASASTATLIRPVRELIADVTAFMSFDAGDVLLLGVAGGAPRARAGSTIEIAAAGIGALRHTLIAEEAR, from the coding sequence GGCGCGCTGCTCAACGAGCGCGCGGCGCTCGCCGCGCTCGGCGATGCGGTGAACGCCCCGCCTTACGGCCGCCCGCCGCAGGCGCCGATCCTGTACATCAAATCCGCCAACACGCATGTGGCCGACGGTGCCGCCGTCGTCGTGCCGGCCGGCGTCGACGCGCTCGAGATCGGTGCCTCGGTGGCCGTCGTGTTCGCCCGGCGCGCGACCCGCGTGGCGGCCGCGCAGGCGCTCGACTACGTGCACGGTTTCACGCTCGCGAGCGACGTGTCGGTGCCGCATCCCGATTACTACCGTCCGGCCGTGCGTTTCAGGTGCCGTGACGGCTTTTGCCCGCTCGGCCCGGCGATCGTGCCGGCCGCCGCGCTTGCCGACGTCGACGAGATCGGCCTGACGGTGCGGATCGACGGCGAGGTGGCCGCGTCCGCATCGACCGCGACGCTGATTCGCCCGGTGCGCGAGCTGATCGCCGACGTGACGGCCTTCATGTCGTTCGACGCGGGCGACGTGCTGCTGCTCGGCGTCGCGGGCGGCGCACCGCGCGCCCGCGCGGGCAGCACGATCGAGATCGCCGCGGCCGGCATCGGCGCGTTGCGGCATACGTTGATTGCGGAGGAAGCACGATGA
- a CDS encoding quinone oxidoreductase family protein, with protein sequence MKAAVVTGAGARPVHMEFDAPPAMPGHRLIDVTASALSRLAQGRAAGTHYSSDRRYPFVVGVDGVGRLDDGRRVYFFGAPAPFGAMAERTIVPDPQCVPLPDALDDVTAAAIAIPGMSSWAALTERARLVAGETVLVNGATGTSGRLAVRIAKHLGAAKVVATGRNAAALQALLNAGADAVVSLQQDDAHLVRALEPHFRAGVDVVLDYLWGASARTLLVAGAKATPDGRRLRFVQIGSIGGADVLVPGAVLRATAIELMGSGIGSVSLPRLLASVRGVFEAAGPAGLTIDTREVPLSAVGEHWGDTSSVVRPVFTMRGD encoded by the coding sequence ATGAAAGCAGCAGTCGTGACGGGCGCCGGCGCGCGTCCCGTCCATATGGAATTCGACGCGCCGCCCGCGATGCCGGGCCACCGCCTGATCGACGTGACGGCGTCGGCGTTGAGCCGGCTCGCGCAGGGGCGCGCGGCCGGCACGCATTACTCGTCGGACCGACGCTATCCGTTCGTCGTCGGTGTCGACGGCGTGGGGCGTCTCGACGACGGTCGGCGCGTCTACTTCTTCGGTGCCCCGGCGCCGTTCGGCGCGATGGCCGAACGCACGATCGTGCCCGATCCGCAGTGCGTGCCGCTGCCGGACGCGCTCGACGACGTCACGGCCGCGGCGATCGCGATTCCGGGGATGTCGTCGTGGGCGGCGCTGACCGAACGTGCGCGGCTCGTCGCGGGCGAGACGGTGCTCGTCAATGGCGCGACCGGCACGTCGGGGCGGCTCGCAGTGCGGATCGCGAAGCATCTCGGCGCGGCGAAGGTCGTCGCGACCGGCCGCAACGCGGCCGCGTTGCAGGCGTTGCTGAATGCCGGCGCGGACGCCGTCGTGTCGCTGCAGCAGGACGACGCGCATCTGGTGCGGGCGCTCGAACCGCATTTCCGCGCGGGCGTGGATGTCGTGCTCGATTATCTGTGGGGGGCCAGCGCGCGGACGCTGCTGGTTGCCGGCGCGAAGGCGACACCCGATGGCCGCCGGCTGCGTTTCGTGCAGATCGGCTCGATCGGCGGCGCGGACGTGCTGGTGCCGGGCGCCGTGCTGCGGGCGACCGCAATCGAACTGATGGGCAGCGGGATCGGCAGCGTGTCGCTGCCGCGCTTGTTGGCGTCGGTGCGCGGCGTATTCGAAGCGGCCGGGCCGGCGGGCCTCACGATCGACACGCGGGAGGTGCCGCTGTCGGCGGTCGGCGAACATTGGGGCGATACGAGCAGCGTCGTGCGTCCGGTGTTCACGATGCGTGGCGATTAA
- the hpaE gene encoding 5-carboxymethyl-2-hydroxymuconate semialdehyde dehydrogenase: protein MTIKHWIDGREVESRETFTTLNPATGDVITDVASGGEAEVDAAVRAAKEAFPKWANTPAKERAKLMRKLGELIERNVPMLAALETQDTGLPIAQTSKQLIPRASENFNFFAEVCVQMNGRTYPVDDQMLNYTLYQPVGVCALVSPWNVPFMTATWKTAPCLALGNTAVLKMSELSPLTADQLGRLALEAGIPPGVLNVVQGYGATAGDALVRHPDVRAVSFTGGTVTGKRIMERAGLKKYSMELGGKSPVLIFDDADFDRALDASLFTIFSINGERCTAGSRIFVQRTIYDRFVQEFARRANNLVVGDPADPGTHLGAMITRQHWEKVTGYIRIGEQEGARVVAGGADKPAGLPDRLRNGNFVRPTVFADVDNRMRIAQEEIFGPVACIIPFENEEEGLRLANDTAYGLASYIWTQDVGKVHRLARGIEAGMVFVNSQNVRDLRQPFGGVKESGTGREGGEYSFEVFAEIKNVCISMGSHHIPRWGV, encoded by the coding sequence ATGACCATCAAGCACTGGATCGACGGCCGCGAAGTGGAGAGCCGCGAGACCTTCACGACGCTGAACCCGGCGACGGGCGACGTCATCACCGACGTCGCGTCGGGCGGCGAGGCCGAGGTCGACGCGGCCGTGCGCGCGGCGAAGGAAGCGTTCCCGAAATGGGCGAACACGCCGGCGAAGGAGCGCGCGAAGCTGATGCGCAAGCTCGGCGAGCTGATCGAGCGGAACGTGCCGATGCTCGCGGCGCTGGAGACGCAGGACACCGGCCTGCCGATCGCGCAGACGAGCAAGCAGCTGATTCCGCGCGCGTCCGAGAATTTCAACTTCTTCGCGGAAGTGTGCGTGCAGATGAACGGCCGCACCTATCCGGTCGACGACCAGATGCTGAACTACACGCTGTACCAGCCGGTCGGCGTGTGCGCCTTGGTGTCGCCGTGGAACGTGCCGTTCATGACGGCCACGTGGAAGACGGCGCCGTGTCTCGCGCTCGGCAATACGGCCGTGCTGAAGATGTCGGAGCTGTCGCCGCTGACGGCCGACCAGCTCGGCCGGCTCGCGCTCGAAGCCGGCATCCCGCCCGGCGTGCTGAACGTCGTGCAGGGTTACGGCGCGACGGCCGGCGATGCGCTCGTGCGGCATCCGGACGTGCGCGCGGTGTCGTTCACGGGCGGCACGGTCACGGGCAAGCGGATCATGGAACGCGCGGGCCTGAAGAAGTACTCGATGGAGCTCGGCGGCAAGTCGCCGGTGCTGATCTTCGACGACGCCGATTTCGACCGCGCGCTCGACGCGTCGTTGTTCACGATCTTCTCGATCAACGGCGAACGCTGTACGGCCGGCTCGCGGATCTTCGTGCAGCGCACGATCTACGACCGCTTCGTGCAGGAATTCGCGCGCCGCGCGAACAACCTGGTGGTCGGCGATCCGGCCGATCCGGGCACGCATCTCGGCGCGATGATCACGCGCCAGCACTGGGAGAAGGTGACGGGCTACATCCGCATCGGCGAGCAGGAGGGCGCGCGCGTGGTGGCGGGCGGCGCGGACAAGCCGGCCGGGTTGCCCGATCGTTTGCGCAACGGCAACTTCGTGCGGCCGACCGTATTCGCCGACGTCGACAACCGGATGCGCATCGCGCAGGAAGAGATCTTCGGGCCGGTCGCGTGCATCATCCCGTTCGAGAACGAGGAAGAAGGGCTGCGGCTCGCGAACGACACGGCGTACGGCCTCGCGTCGTACATCTGGACGCAGGACGTCGGCAAGGTGCATCGGCTCGCCCGGGGAATCGAGGCCGGGATGGTGTTCGTGAACAGCCAGAACGTGCGCGACCTGCGCCAGCCGTTCGGCGGCGTGAAGGAATCGGGCACCGGGCGCGAAGGCGGCGAGTACAGCTTCGAGGTGTTCGCGGAGATCAAGAACGTGTGCATCTCGATGGGTTCGCATCACATTCCTCGCTGGGGCGTGTAA
- the hpaD gene encoding 3,4-dihydroxyphenylacetate 2,3-dioxygenase, which translates to MGKLSLAAKITHVPSMYLSELPGRHHGCRDAAIRGHQLIGERCRALGVDTIVVSDVHWLVNAGYHVNCNARFAGTYTSNELPHFIRDMQYAYPGNPALGRLIAETATARGVATRAHEIDSLELEYGTLVPMRYMNGDQHFKVVSIAGWCMWHTLDESRRFGEALLEAIEKSDSNVAFLASGSLSHRFNDNGSPEESIHEISREFFRQVDLRVVELWKQGDFKTFCAMLPEYNVHCHGEGGMHDTAMLLGLLGWDRYDRPVEIVTDYFASSGTGQINAIFPLP; encoded by the coding sequence ATGGGCAAATTGTCCCTCGCCGCGAAGATCACGCACGTGCCGTCGATGTACCTGTCGGAATTGCCCGGCCGGCATCACGGCTGCCGTGATGCGGCGATCCGCGGCCATCAGCTGATCGGCGAGCGCTGCCGCGCGCTCGGCGTCGACACGATCGTCGTGTCGGACGTGCACTGGCTCGTCAACGCGGGCTATCACGTGAATTGCAATGCGCGGTTCGCCGGAACCTATACGAGCAACGAGCTGCCGCACTTCATCCGCGACATGCAGTACGCGTATCCGGGCAACCCGGCGCTCGGCCGGCTGATCGCGGAAACGGCCACCGCGCGCGGCGTCGCGACGCGGGCGCACGAGATCGACAGCCTCGAGCTCGAATACGGCACGCTCGTGCCGATGCGCTACATGAACGGCGACCAGCACTTCAAGGTCGTGTCGATCGCCGGCTGGTGCATGTGGCACACGCTCGACGAAAGCCGGCGCTTCGGCGAGGCGCTGCTCGAAGCGATCGAGAAGAGCGATTCGAACGTCGCGTTCCTCGCGAGCGGCTCGCTGTCGCACCGCTTCAACGACAACGGCAGCCCCGAGGAATCGATCCACGAGATCAGCCGCGAATTCTTCCGGCAGGTCGACCTGCGCGTGGTCGAGCTGTGGAAACAGGGCGATTTCAAGACCTTCTGCGCGATGCTGCCGGAGTACAACGTGCATTGCCACGGCGAAGGCGGCATGCACGACACGGCGATGCTGCTCGGGCTGCTCGGCTGGGATCGTTACGACCGGCCCGTCGAGATCGTCACCGACTATTTCGCGAGCTCGGGCACCGGGCAGATCAACGCGATCTTCCCGCTGCCCTGA
- a CDS encoding porin: MKSRAERSIRTVVLISSAAVACIAVPAAHAQSSVTMYGIMDAGIEFTNHAAPEGGNSVKLKSGNKNTSRWGLRGVEDLGGGLKAVFRLESGIDLANGAFDDGPDSIFARRATVGLKSKWGELTLGRNYTVTYDYMLPFDPMGYAQNYSWASSSMATGGRKDGMFTRSSNAVRYDGEFGGFKFGALYGFGNVPGSMKTSSKYDFAVGYEKGPFAAVVTFDRQNGAADSVTPADTVDYIQGIHAGLSYDFGNLKTMAGYRNYKRTFRTTAANQLSDMVWLGGSYQFTPAFSLIAAVYHQNIKGGSDADPTLVSMRANYALSKRTVLYAAGAFAIAKHDQKVGVSRDFAGYGTTQVGVTAGIQQRF, translated from the coding sequence ATGAAGTCACGCGCAGAACGTTCCATTCGCACAGTAGTCCTCATCAGTTCAGCTGCAGTGGCCTGTATCGCCGTGCCGGCCGCGCACGCGCAGTCGTCGGTCACGATGTACGGGATCATGGACGCCGGCATCGAATTCACCAACCACGCGGCGCCGGAAGGCGGCAATTCGGTCAAGCTCAAGTCGGGGAACAAGAACACGTCGCGCTGGGGCTTGCGCGGCGTCGAGGATCTCGGCGGTGGGCTGAAGGCCGTGTTCCGCCTCGAAAGCGGGATCGATCTCGCGAACGGCGCGTTCGACGACGGCCCGGACTCGATCTTCGCGCGCCGCGCGACGGTCGGCCTGAAGAGCAAATGGGGCGAACTGACGCTCGGCCGCAACTACACCGTCACCTACGACTACATGCTGCCGTTCGACCCGATGGGCTACGCGCAGAACTACTCGTGGGCGTCGTCGTCGATGGCGACGGGCGGCCGCAAGGACGGCATGTTCACGCGCTCGTCGAACGCGGTGCGCTACGACGGCGAATTCGGCGGCTTCAAGTTCGGCGCGCTGTACGGCTTCGGCAACGTGCCGGGCAGCATGAAAACCAGTTCGAAATACGATTTCGCGGTCGGCTACGAGAAGGGACCGTTCGCGGCGGTCGTCACGTTCGACCGGCAGAACGGCGCGGCCGACAGCGTCACGCCGGCCGATACGGTCGACTATATCCAGGGAATCCATGCCGGCCTGAGCTACGACTTCGGCAACCTGAAGACGATGGCCGGCTACCGCAACTACAAGCGCACGTTCCGCACCACGGCGGCGAACCAGTTGAGCGACATGGTCTGGCTCGGCGGGTCGTATCAGTTCACGCCGGCGTTCTCGCTGATCGCGGCCGTTTATCACCAGAACATCAAGGGCGGCAGCGACGCCGATCCGACGCTGGTGTCGATGCGTGCGAACTACGCGCTGTCGAAGCGGACGGTGCTGTACGCGGCCGGCGCGTTCGCGATCGCGAAACACGACCAGAAGGTCGGCGTGTCGCGCGATTTCGCGGGGTATGGGACCACGCAGGTGGGCGTCACGGCGGGGATTCAGCAGCGGTTCTGA
- the hpaI gene encoding 4-hydroxy-2-oxoheptanedioate aldolase: MQISSNVFKAALAHGDAQIGLWLGLANPYSAEVVAGAGFDWLLIDGEHAPNTVPTILAQLQAIAPYPSHPVVRVPWNDPVIVKQVLDLGAQTLLVPMVQSADEARAAVAATRYPPHGIRGVGSALARASRWNRVGEYLHRANDEMAVLVQVETRAGLDAIDAIARVDGVDGVFIGPADLAADLGHLGDPGHPDVQAAIDGAIRAIQAAGKAAGILSADEAAARRYLEAGALFVAVGVDTTLLARSAERLAAQFKRAGGDAAKQGDGTY, from the coding sequence ATGCAGATTTCGTCGAATGTCTTCAAGGCCGCGCTCGCGCACGGCGATGCGCAGATCGGGTTGTGGCTCGGCCTCGCGAATCCGTACAGCGCCGAAGTCGTCGCGGGCGCCGGTTTCGACTGGTTGCTGATCGATGGCGAGCATGCGCCGAACACGGTGCCGACGATCCTCGCGCAACTGCAGGCGATCGCGCCGTATCCGTCGCATCCGGTCGTGCGCGTGCCGTGGAACGATCCGGTGATCGTCAAGCAGGTGCTCGATCTCGGCGCGCAGACGCTGCTCGTGCCGATGGTGCAGAGCGCGGACGAAGCGCGTGCGGCGGTGGCCGCGACGCGTTACCCGCCGCACGGCATTCGCGGCGTCGGCAGCGCGCTGGCGCGTGCGTCGCGGTGGAATCGCGTCGGCGAGTACCTGCATCGCGCGAACGACGAGATGGCCGTGCTCGTGCAGGTCGAGACGCGCGCGGGGCTCGACGCGATCGATGCGATCGCGCGGGTCGACGGCGTGGACGGCGTATTCATCGGGCCGGCCGATCTGGCCGCCGATCTCGGTCATCTCGGCGATCCCGGGCACCCGGACGTGCAGGCCGCGATCGACGGTGCGATCCGCGCGATCCAGGCGGCCGGCAAGGCGGCGGGGATCCTGAGCGCGGATGAAGCGGCCGCGCGGCGCTATCTGGAAGCGGGGGCGCTGTTCGTCGCGGTCGGCGTCGATACGACGCTGCTGGCGCGGAGCGCGGAACGGCTCGCCGCGCAGTTCAAAAGGGCCGGCGGCGACGCCGCGAAGCAGGGCGACGGCACGTATTGA
- the hpaH gene encoding 2-oxo-hept-4-ene-1,7-dioate hydratase produces the protein MLEPAIIDQLAHRLHDAERARAQIRQISLDHPDITIDDAYAIQRAWVALKLAEGRTLKGHKIGLTSKAMQNTSQIDEPDYGALLDDMFFEDGGTIPTSRFIVPRVEVELAFVLGKRLAGPNCTIFDVYDAVDYVVPALEIIDARSQSIDPDTKRPRKVFDTIADNAANAGVVIGGRPVRPQDVDLRWVAAIMSRNGVVEETGVAAGVLNHPANGVAWLANRLSRFDVALEPGQIVLGGSFTRPCAARSGDTFSVDYGPLGTIQCYFE, from the coding sequence ATGCTCGAACCCGCCATCATCGACCAGCTCGCGCACCGTCTGCACGACGCCGAACGCGCGCGCGCGCAGATCCGCCAGATCTCGCTCGACCATCCCGACATCACGATCGACGACGCGTATGCGATCCAGCGCGCGTGGGTCGCCCTCAAGCTCGCGGAAGGCCGCACGCTGAAGGGGCACAAGATCGGCCTCACGTCGAAGGCGATGCAGAACACGTCGCAGATCGACGAACCCGACTACGGCGCGCTGCTCGACGACATGTTCTTCGAAGACGGCGGCACGATCCCGACTAGCCGCTTCATCGTGCCGCGCGTCGAGGTCGAGCTCGCATTCGTGCTCGGCAAGCGGCTCGCCGGCCCGAACTGCACGATCTTCGACGTGTACGACGCGGTCGATTACGTCGTGCCGGCGCTCGAGATCATCGACGCGCGCAGCCAGTCGATCGACCCCGACACGAAACGGCCGCGCAAGGTGTTCGACACCATCGCCGACAACGCGGCGAACGCGGGCGTCGTGATCGGCGGCCGGCCGGTGCGCCCGCAGGACGTCGATTTGCGCTGGGTGGCGGCGATCATGTCGCGCAACGGCGTGGTCGAGGAAACCGGTGTCGCGGCCGGCGTGCTGAACCATCCGGCGAACGGCGTCGCGTGGCTCGCGAACCGGCTGTCGCGCTTCGACGTCGCGCTGGAGCCGGGGCAGATCGTGCTCGGCGGGTCGTTCACGCGGCCGTGCGCGGCGCGTTCGGGCGATACGTTCAGCGTCGATTACGGCCCGCTCGGGACGATCCAGTGTTACTTCGAATGA
- a CDS encoding 5-carboxymethyl-2-hydroxymuconate Delta-isomerase, whose product MPHIVVEYTANIRDDARIPVLLHTINATLIAQGGVFPTGGIRSRAIELRDYCVADGTEDDAFVHVTLKIGSGRTDAQKKAACDALFDAIKVHFAELYATRYLALSMELTEFSESGSYKHNNIHARYKRAG is encoded by the coding sequence ATGCCACACATCGTCGTCGAATACACCGCGAACATCCGCGACGACGCACGCATTCCCGTGCTGCTGCACACGATCAACGCGACGCTGATCGCCCAGGGCGGCGTGTTCCCGACCGGCGGCATCCGTTCGCGCGCGATCGAGCTGCGCGACTACTGCGTCGCCGACGGCACGGAGGACGACGCGTTCGTCCACGTGACGCTGAAGATCGGTTCGGGCCGCACCGACGCGCAGAAAAAGGCCGCGTGCGACGCGCTGTTCGACGCGATCAAGGTGCATTTCGCCGAGTTGTACGCGACACGCTACCTTGCGCTGTCGATGGAACTGACCGAGTTCAGCGAAAGCGGCTCGTACAAGCACAACAACATTCACGCCCGCTACAAGCGGGCCGGCTGA
- a CDS encoding fumarylacetoacetate hydrolase family protein: MKTARVIYNGALHAAEPAGDGAIRLDTGRVLAEDAVAWLPPVAPRTTFALGLNYADHAKELAFNAPSEPLIFLKGPNTFVGHRSRTVRPADATHMHYECELAVVIGRPARRVSRAQAIDYVAGYTVANDYAIRDYLENYYRPNLRVKNRDTCTPLGPWFVSRDEIGDAGDLTLRTTVNGRQTQRGSTRDMVFDVPALIEHISSFMTLAPGDLILTGTPEGLADTQPGDEVVTEIEGIGRLVNTIVAEADYYRAG; encoded by the coding sequence ATGAAGACGGCGCGTGTGATCTATAACGGCGCACTGCATGCAGCCGAACCGGCCGGCGACGGCGCGATCCGCCTCGATACGGGGCGCGTGCTGGCGGAGGACGCGGTGGCATGGCTGCCGCCCGTCGCGCCGCGTACGACGTTCGCGCTCGGCCTGAACTACGCCGACCATGCGAAGGAACTCGCCTTCAATGCGCCGAGCGAACCGCTGATCTTCCTGAAAGGGCCGAACACGTTCGTCGGCCACCGGTCGCGCACGGTGCGCCCGGCGGACGCCACGCACATGCACTACGAGTGCGAGCTGGCCGTCGTGATCGGCCGGCCCGCGCGCCGCGTGAGCCGCGCGCAGGCCATCGACTACGTGGCCGGCTATACGGTCGCGAACGACTACGCGATCCGCGACTATCTCGAGAACTACTACCGTCCGAACCTGCGCGTGAAGAACCGCGACACCTGCACGCCGCTCGGGCCGTGGTTCGTCAGCCGCGACGAGATCGGCGACGCGGGCGACCTGACGCTGCGCACGACGGTGAACGGCCGGCAGACGCAGCGCGGCAGCACCCGCGACATGGTCTTCGACGTGCCGGCGCTGATCGAGCACATCAGCAGCTTCATGACGCTCGCGCCGGGCGACCTGATCCTGACCGGCACGCCCGAGGGGCTGGCGGACACGCAGCCGGGCGACGAGGTCGTGACCGAAATCGAAGGGATCGGCCGGCTCGTGAACACGATCGTCGCCGAGGCAGACTACTATCGCGCCGGCTGA